In Acanthopagrus latus isolate v.2019 chromosome 23, fAcaLat1.1, whole genome shotgun sequence, the genomic window CTAGAACAAACAACTAGTCGATTAAACAAGGAGATAATCAACAAATAACTGACCATGACAATAACCATGAGTTGCAGCCTGACATTATCttaactttcatttttctgtgtctATTTTACACTAACAGCGGCCTTTCTACTGTCAACAAATATGTCACCCGTCCATCTCCTATCCCCATTTCATATCTAATACAAACTAAGCATCAAGCGTGCACATGAAACATTATTTGAGTGCTCCATTAGACTGTGTGAATAcctttgtctctctgcattCCTGGGTGCTGGCGCTCTGCTGGGCAGACAGCAGAATGATAGGCCCAGTCATTGTGTGCGAGGGCCCTGGGGCTGGAGGGGGGCAAGGAGCTGGGCCTCTCACTAGCcttctggaaagagacacagTCCAGACCTGAGCCAGGGCTGCAGCCGGGGCCGGGGCGAGGCCGGGTGCCAGAAGGAGAGCAGGGGGCAGAGACGGCGGCTCGCACAGTTGCACAGGGCACGGGGGCATCTTCATAAGTGCTGCCGGGGGAGGGTCCGTCCTGCCCATCCCGGCTCTCATCAGCCCCCTCCTCATCAGCATTACTGTCTGTGTCCATAGCCATAGAGGTGTCAGCctgcaaaacacaagcatgGGGGCAACATATCATCCCCATCCTACTGTATTTATGATTGTAACCTATAGGgattatttaattatatattacttaaaaaaaataaaataaaataaaaaaacaagggTGGGTGCAGAATTAAAATAAACGTCATACATCACAAGTAAATACTAATCTTCAATAGGATCAAAAGGGAGCTCGATGGGAAACATTTCATTCGGGAGAGAAAAGCCAATATCCACAATTAAGTTGATTATTTGACAACAACTTAAAaaagatggtaaaaacctgcATGATTATGAGGGACTGTAGTCATGGCTGGGTACTGATTGTAGGCTGAGCGCGTCACATGAAAACACGCTCGTACAGATGTCGCAATTTGACCGCTGTGGTAGTAAATTACTGCCTCTGAATGCCTCCGTCCCCTTTTTTTCCGCGGTGCAGCGTTCACTCCGCAGACAGACTGAGAGCCCTTCACACCTCAGACGTGTCTCCACTTGTGTATATTCTGTTATCTGGTTGCATGTAACTAGTTTTAAAATACGCACTCGTTCCTTTCGCTgggcattttttcttttttttttttttttgtcgatgGCGCCcggagtaaagaaaaaaaaaaaaaaattaccttgTGTGCGACTGCGTGTCCAAGACCCAGCAGTCGAGCACAAGAGCGCACGAAAGCCCGCCCCACTCCTGAGAGAGGAGCCGCTTGTATGGCTTTTCACCCATCGCACTGCATTTCACATAACTTTCATCGAGACACGGTCACAAAAACACctcgcccccctcctcctcccccacctcctccccctcctcctcctcctccggggGTCTCAGCCCTGCGTGTTTTCCATCTCGGCTCACATTAAACATGCGATGTGCTCGGTGCGTCCCCGGTCCGCGCAGGCCTGCTTGATTGATAATTCTAACAGACGGGAGTACAGAAGGGGCCGATGGGAggcgggtttttttttcttttttttttttctttctttttttttttttttaagggagggGGGATTTCTCTCAAATTTCCTCCAAAGTGCGCATGGAGTTGCGGAGCCGCGGTAAAGACCTCGCCATTGTGTCTGAGGTCTTTAACGGAGCGCTTCCCGGcccgagccgagccgagccgagccgcGGCAAAACACACcagagattaaaaaataataataaataaataattgtaatcataataataaaaaacgaGCTGTAACGCGACGCCGCGAACAACATCGCCTCGATCAGCAGTCTACTTTGACTTTGCACCGGGTCGGCGATGAACAGTAAAAGCGACTGAAAGAGTGAACGCGAATGAGTCCGTTATCGGACACGGTGCTGCCTAAATTTGACCCTCGTATTCAGGTAAAACCTGGACAACAAGCCCCGAGCAGCGCAGTCTCCAAGTCTTCAAACGCActcgtctttttgttttttttgcagtgacaCACGCCTTTCAGAGAACAAAGTCATTTGATCTCAGCTTAACCCAAATCGGATAGAGCATCACGGAGCTAGCGCTGGACGAACAGTTTTGCGGTCGCTTCGCGTTAGTTCGGGTCTCACAGTGTTACCGCCTCACGCACATTTGAACACTTCGCAGCGATGTGGCTCCTCTGAAAATGCTGTCTGCATGCAATTGCCAGACGCAGAGAAGTGATGCCATCGCTGTGCGGGACGAGAGAGGCCACAAGAGCCGACACCAAGCATTAGACGTGACCGGGCTCGGCTGCGTGTCCGACAATGGACCTAGGGGTTCGACTTTATGCACTGCGTCGGCAATCGTCCACCTCTCGAAAAACAGATGCAGTTTGCACACGTGAACTGATTGTAGCTTCATTGCGAGTACTTTGGGATCGATTTTAATCGTGTTGGGTGCTGTTTTACGGGACACAACACAGTGATGGGCAGATCTTAAAGTCAGACGGAAGGGGTGAAATCTCGCCGCGGGCGGACAAAATATGCGTCGGGACATGTATGTGGCTcgtgacattttgtgtttggcCTGAGATGTGTGTCCTCGTTTCTgtcagggggagaaaaaaacaacaacaatcaacaACCCAACAATGTCCCAACGTCCCCCGTCAGGCTCCTTACATCCGCGgtgtttcagactttttttttttctttccccttcacCCACTCCCACATTTACAAGCCCGTGACAATGAATGCGTGGATTTCCAGTCCcgcctttcaaaataaaaccctcgACAGCTCGCGCGTGTACATTGACgcgtttattttgaaaggggaTACGCTCCGCTTCCGGCCAACGGTCGTCTCGTGCCTTCGCTAGCTTGGCGGAgagccccccctccctcctcccttctcctcctcctcctcccctccgctCAACGCCGAGTTTGGGGCTCGAAAAGCGCTTTCTGCTGCTGATAATGGTGGCTCGGGTTGTTGCGGACGGGCAGGACGGTGCAACTTTTCCCGTCTTTCATTTCTGCGCCCACGTCAACCGTTTAAACTTCTTCGCGGTGTAGAACGAGCCTCACTCTGACTACACGCGcaccttctgttttttttttcttctcgtctCCACCTCGGCAGCGCTCGAGCGAGGTCCAACCGCCGCTCCCCGTCTGCGGCAGTTTTGGGTGCACTTGCAAATCACTCCCCTCACCACTCCCcgtgtagacacacacacacacacacacacacacacacacacacacagatagaaaaaAGAGACGTTTTTTCTTGTAAACCACACGCTGCCCGTGCCTTGCTTTTTCTATCTCCACCTGTTAATTTGctaacatgtgatgtgacaatGAGACGTGAGCACCTTTAAACAtgtccccccccaccaccacccctccaaaccctcccccctctcctcgcATCAATCTCAACATACCTCCAAATCCTCCTCGTCCTGGTCAACAGGACCGAAAGCGCTGTCCCCGTTGCTCAAGTCGGAATGACTGGCTTCTTCCACCGCGCTCCTTCTCGCAGCCGTCGTTAACGTTCCAtcgtctttttttctgcttctccgCTGAACCTTGGCGGCGTTCCGGTAAGAAATTGAGCCCTTGTAGTTAACTTTCAGCACGGTTTGTTCCTGGATCAGTTTCTCCAGTTCTGCGCAGGTTCGGTCGGGCTCGGACCCGTGTCGTCTCCGGACCATTCGGCAAATCCTCTCCAAGTCCGGCCGGGCTTTTCGCGACCGCAGCGAGTCGATAGTGTCCAGGATCCACTCGCGGTACTTggattcagacatttttttctttttctgctcgGTTggttctctttctttctttttttttttttttcttaccttggTGCGTCAACCTTGTACGTTACACACGGTGTTTTTCGTGAGCCGCGGTCCGAGCCCAACTGAGAAGCGGAAACCTCGCTGTACGCCTCCTGCGTTTGCGTGTGCGCTTAAGGTGGAACGACGGAGTTGCAGGGAAAAGTTTCACTCGAGAGGGCTTTTAAGGTGGTATTCGCAGTCCGGGACGGGAACGAGGGCGCGCACCCGGGCCCCCGTGTGCGCCACATGGGTGCAAAAGGTGGTGTTTTATTGCAGGAGTTAGTTAAGTGTGACACCGACAACTGTGAGGATTCAGCCTTTGATGCTGGTGAACAAGTGGTCCATCCTCTTTCAGTTAGCTCcacaaaatcagattaaagaCCCAAAACCATATGTAacgtttttgttattttatttgtgtcacTTTATGTACCTTTAAAGGTTGAGAGAgagttattacatttaaatgcccATTGTCATTTTTAAGTGTGACTATAAACATGAGCCTTGGGTTAAAGAACCAGATGCTAGCTGGGCTCCATGTGTcctgtcacaacatgaaacgATGAAAGAATTGACTAAGTAGACAATAAAAGAGGTATAAAATAAGAAACTCAAAAACGTATATCATATCACACATATATAATAATTAGTTTTCTGTGTCTGCAAtggttttattttctcagtaAGCATGTGGCAAGAAATTCACAAAATGGCTGAAGCTTGCAATTagcaattttatttatttatttattttaacataccTATAATTTAAGCCTTCCTGAAATCAGTTATCTGTGAGACATTTGCCCTCATGTTGATTTAACCTGCATGCACATTTGTCACATCTCTGCTGGACAGATGAACTCATCTGTAGTCGCCCCCATGTGCCTAATTATTGTCCAATTATCAATTAATAAATGACTTCATCCCTTTTCATTCCTTAATCGAGTTCCATTCATTGATGGATTTATTCGTTATGAGCTCTTTTGCTTTATATTAATTGCTCTCCGACCATCTGGATGGCTCTCTAGGCCCTTCACATATTACTGAGGCAGACAGATGCAACTCTAAAAAGGATTTCACCCAGGATGGGAATATATTCTGAGAGAGGTGCTGAAAGCTGGCTGGTAATTGATCCTGGACTGTGACaggatgaacacaaacactgcattaTTCAAATGCACCTGCCAGCCTCTTAAAACACTCATAGAAACAGACTGGCCggcaaaaaaacacagcacccCCCCACCTATCAACAAGTGTGTTCCTCTAATCCTGCCAATGAGAGTAAACCCTAAGCTGCAAATAATTTCATTAAGAGTTACGtgtcagagaaaaacatttttttaatgtgacatgGTGCAAAGGGAAGAGAGAGTTCAGATATAAGCCAGACGTATTAGTCTTAACAAGTAAAAGTTTATTGGAATGatacattttgcaaaatattactttatgtatattttttttaacatactcATTGTGTTCTAAGGGTATCTGTCAAGTTCTCCAGAGGGTAAGATAGTTAAGACTGTCAAAGGCAAGGATATACAGTATTGTTTCCCAAAAGGTACAATAGACTACACAATCACTGTACCCAGGTCATGAGGAAAAgattaatgtctgtttttgcttttttgcttttttttgaaaatacaattagaaaatatgaacacaaaacATCTCAGATGTAAAAAGTGTTATGTCTGAATGAAGAGTGTGTGGAAACTTGATGAAAATAGAAGgcaaacacaggagaaaaactCAAAGATTAGCACAGAGCAGTTGATAGTTTTTAGTTGATAGAAGAGAACTAAAGACAGTTGACCAGAAGTGTTGTATGggaaacagaaatacattttttaaaaaagccattGTTGACGGCCTCCGTGTCTGAAGTGGATCAAGTGGCGTTGCCTTCTACCCACCAACTCTGATTTAGTCGTTTGTCAGAACATAAGTGTCAAAGATATTACATGTGCTCTCTTGTCTTAAGAGTTTTCTAAATAATTAGCACAAATCAATTAAATAGATTTGAAAGGTTTGTGGCATGTGCTTCACTATTTGCAAAAGACTGGACAGGTTGGTTGGTGATCCACTGCATTGTTCAATGTGATGCTCTAACAAATCAAAAAGGTTACACAGCGATGAGACTGTCGGCTGTGGAAACAATTTCTCAAAAACACGTCTCAGGTCCAGGAGGTGCCTTGCCGTTGGGTTGCTTTACCACATGCAAGAAAAACCAAGCTCACCAGAGAAACATGTAttatacaaaacacacatcatgtttCCAAACAGCATTGAAACATCTCCATCAGACAATTCAAGACATTCAAAAAGGTATCCTGCGTTTGATCTCAATTACATTAAGAGACTGCCAAAATAATTACTCAAGCCTACTGAAATCATTACAGTcgaaaaacattctcaaaaaTGTCATGTTACAAGACTTTATGACAAAAAGATCGATGCACATCAAACAATTCACAGAAGCTTTTCAGTGAGATGGACAAAGTCTAGCACCTAGGGCCTATGGAGGGTGGGGCTGGGCGGGCGGGGGGCGAAAAACAAACATCCTTCATCgaaccaaaacaatgtgttcAGTCAACAAACCAGCAATAAGATTTGGTCTGCGATTGTCTTGCATCCACAGAAATAAACTTGGCAAAAAAGGGGGCAACTTTAGGATAGCTTcctttgtttaatttgttacaTAGAAAGCTTCAAAacggaaaaacaaaacactccaaTCTCAACAGTCTCAAAAATTTGGTTGGACTGCAAAATTATCTTGAAGGTGTTACATGTACGGTATATACaagagagaagggaaggagaaaaaataaaccaTTATCCAGGTGAGAAGAAGAGGTTCAGTGACAATTATCAGAAAAACTGTTGCCCTACGACTGAATGATGAAAAAAGCCCAGAAGGTTTAACTGGGTCTTATTCCATCTTCAAAATAGAGCAGCTGAGAGTCCATTTTAATAGTTAAGCACATTATCCATGATCTCAGGTACCTCAGCACAAATAAAGCATAATGCTCTGCCATCTTTCTTTAAAAGTGATATTGTACAAAAATAACatgcacattttgttgaaaCGTTTTGCTACTTTTTTGCGTATTAAAATCCACCA contains:
- the samd1a gene encoding sterile alpha motif domain containing 1a isoform X1 → MSESKYREWILDTIDSLRSRKARPDLERICRMVRRRHGSEPDRTCAELEKLIQEQTVLKVNYKGSISYRNAAKVQRRSRKKDDGTLTTAARRSAVEEASHSDLSNGDSAFGPVDQDEEDLEADTSMAMDTDSNADEEGADESRDGQDGPSPGSTYEDAPVPCATVRAAVSAPCSPSGTRPRPGPGCSPGSGLDCVSFQKASERPSSLPPSSPRALAHNDWAYHSAVCPAERQHPGMQRDKAVTKPAILSVTTSPGPLKNNVKKEDGGKVEDNGLTSDQLVPDYAAGLVIGLEETKNVSDGRPQTLSLPSDDCTLNNKIEISSFTAAEDSLLNGGKDDEISVKKEKMSQNLLQWTVADVASYFSAAGFPEQAVAFRTQEIDGKSLLLMQRSDVLTGLSIRLGPALKIYERHVKVLQRTHFLEYEDI
- the samd1a gene encoding sterile alpha motif domain containing 1a isoform X2 is translated as MSESKYREWILDTIDSLRSRKARPDLERICRMVRRRHGSEPDRTCAELEKLIQEQTVLKVNYKGSISYRNAAKVQRRSRKKDDGTLTTAARRSAVEEASHSDLSNGDSAFGPVDQDEEDLEADTSMAMDTDSNADEEGADESRDGQDGPSPGSTYEDAPVPCATVRAAVSAPCSPSGTRPRPGPGCSPGSGLDCVSFQKASERPSSLPPSSPRALAHNDWAYHSAVCPAERQHPGMQRDKVTKPAILSVTTSPGPLKNNVKKEDGGKVEDNGLTSDQLVPDYAAGLVIGLEETKNVSDGRPQTLSLPSDDCTLNNKIEISSFTAAEDSLLNGGKDDEISVKKEKMSQNLLQWTVADVASYFSAAGFPEQAVAFRTQEIDGKSLLLMQRSDVLTGLSIRLGPALKIYERHVKVLQRTHFLEYEDI
- the samd1a gene encoding sterile alpha motif domain containing 1a isoform X3 encodes the protein MSESKYREWILDTIDSLRSRKARPDLERICRMVRRRHGSEPDRTCAELEKLIQEQTVLKVNYKGSISYRNAAKVQRRSRKKDDGTLTTAARRSAVEEASHSDLSNGDSAFGPVDQDEEDLEADTSMAMDTDSNADEEGADESRDGQDGPSPGSTYEDAPVPCATVRAAVSAPCSPSGTRPRPGPGCSPGSGLDCVSFQKASERPSSLPPSSPRALAHNDWAYHSAVCPAERQHPGMQRDKAVTKPAILSVTTSPGPLKNNVKKEDGGKVEDNGLTSDQLVPDYAAGLEETKNVSDGRPQTLSLPSDDCTLNNKIEISSFTAAEDSLLNGGKDDEISVKKEKMSQNLLQWTVADVASYFSAAGFPEQAVAFRTQEIDGKSLLLMQRSDVLTGLSIRLGPALKIYERHVKVLQRTHFLEYEDI